A genome region from Geobacter pickeringii includes the following:
- a CDS encoding ABC transporter ATP-binding protein produces the protein MLTIKNINAHYGKVHALKNVSIHLGKGEIVTLIGANGAGKTTMLNTISAVTPPSAGKIVFEDQELAGLSPDRIVKLGICQVPEGRQVFKPMSVEDNLELGAYLRYRGREGRREIRRDLEEIYTLFPRLLERRKQAAGTLSGGEQQMLAMGRALMARPKLLLLDEPSMGLAPLVVQEIFRAIEQLRQERGTTVLLVEQNAKAALRMADRGYVLETGKVVLEGLASDLLENKDVQRAYLGKDKKEIWER, from the coding sequence ATGCTCACGATCAAGAATATCAATGCCCACTACGGCAAAGTCCATGCCCTCAAAAATGTCTCGATTCATCTGGGCAAAGGGGAGATCGTGACGCTTATTGGCGCCAACGGTGCCGGCAAGACCACGATGCTGAATACCATCTCCGCCGTAACTCCTCCGTCAGCAGGAAAGATCGTTTTCGAGGATCAGGAACTCGCCGGCCTGTCTCCGGACCGAATAGTCAAGCTCGGTATTTGTCAGGTTCCCGAAGGAAGGCAGGTTTTCAAACCGATGTCGGTGGAGGATAACCTGGAATTGGGAGCCTATCTTCGGTATCGGGGGAGGGAAGGGCGCAGGGAGATCCGCCGGGACCTTGAGGAAATTTACACGCTGTTTCCACGCCTTCTGGAGCGGCGAAAGCAGGCCGCCGGCACTCTCTCCGGAGGCGAACAGCAAATGCTCGCCATGGGCAGGGCGCTTATGGCACGCCCCAAGTTGCTGCTTCTCGACGAGCCGTCCATGGGCCTTGCCCCCCTTGTGGTGCAGGAAATCTTTCGTGCCATTGAACAGCTCCGGCAGGAACGGGGAACCACAGTTCTGCTTGTCGAGCAAAATGCCAAAGCTGCCCTTCGCATGGCAGATCGCGGATATGTGCTGGAAACAGGTAAAGTAGTACTTGAAGGATTGGCGTCAGATTTACTGGAAAATAAAGATGTACAGCGTGCATACCTGGGAAAAGACAAGAAGGAAATCTGGGAGCGTTGA
- a CDS encoding phenylacetate--CoA ligase family protein, giving the protein MPIWEPTLECMPREELEQLQLERLQATLNRVHKSVTCYRNKFNVIGIVPEDIQSLSDLQKLPFTTKEDLRLNYPYGMFAVPLREVVRIHSSSGTTGKPTVVGYTKHDIKTWSNLVARFMTAAGVTHDDVVQIAFGYGLFTGAFGLHYGAEAIGASVIPMSAGNTEKQIMIMQDYKTTALVCTPSYAITIADRMEKMGIDPKSLSLKVGLFGAEPWSEAMRREIENRLFISATDNYGLSEIIGPGVAGDCEYKCGMHIFEDAFIPEIINPETGEVLPPGSIGELVLTTLTKEAFPMIRYRTRDITCLDYAPCACGRTMVRMRKTMGRSDDMLIIKGVNVFPSQIEEVLFAIEGCEPHYQLVVDRKGAMDVLEVRIEVTENIFFDEMKRQRAFLELVEKRLDSVLGVGATIKLVEPNSIPRHEGKATRVIDKRQL; this is encoded by the coding sequence ATGCCGATATGGGAACCGACATTAGAATGCATGCCACGGGAAGAGTTGGAGCAGCTCCAACTGGAGAGGCTCCAGGCCACCCTGAACAGGGTGCATAAAAGTGTGACCTGCTACCGGAACAAGTTCAACGTGATTGGCATCGTTCCCGAAGATATCCAGTCGCTGTCGGATTTGCAGAAATTGCCTTTCACGACCAAAGAGGACCTCCGCCTCAATTACCCCTACGGCATGTTCGCCGTGCCGCTCCGGGAGGTGGTCCGCATCCACTCGTCGTCAGGAACAACGGGGAAACCGACCGTCGTCGGGTACACCAAGCACGATATCAAAACCTGGTCCAATCTCGTTGCACGCTTCATGACTGCTGCCGGCGTTACCCATGACGATGTGGTTCAGATTGCGTTCGGGTATGGTCTGTTCACCGGAGCCTTTGGCCTGCATTACGGGGCGGAGGCAATCGGCGCGTCGGTGATCCCCATGAGTGCCGGCAATACCGAGAAGCAGATCATGATCATGCAGGACTACAAGACCACCGCCCTGGTCTGCACCCCCAGTTACGCCATAACGATCGCCGACAGAATGGAGAAAATGGGGATCGACCCGAAGAGCCTTTCATTAAAAGTCGGGCTTTTCGGTGCCGAGCCGTGGTCGGAAGCGATGCGCAGAGAAATTGAGAATCGACTCTTCATCAGCGCCACAGACAATTACGGGCTTTCCGAGATCATAGGTCCGGGCGTCGCTGGTGACTGTGAATACAAATGCGGTATGCATATTTTCGAGGATGCGTTCATTCCCGAGATCATCAACCCGGAGACGGGTGAAGTCCTCCCGCCAGGAAGCATAGGGGAGCTGGTGCTGACAACCCTCACCAAAGAGGCGTTTCCTATGATCCGCTACCGGACCAGGGATATCACATGCCTCGACTATGCGCCCTGTGCATGCGGCAGAACCATGGTCCGCATGAGGAAGACCATGGGGCGCAGCGACGATATGCTCATCATCAAGGGGGTCAACGTATTCCCGTCGCAGATCGAAGAAGTTCTGTTTGCGATCGAGGGATGCGAACCCCATTACCAACTCGTAGTCGATCGAAAAGGGGCCATGGACGTGCTGGAGGTCCGCATCGAAGTCACGGAGAACATCTTCTTCGACGAGATGAAGCGCCAGCGGGCATTCCTGGAGCTGGTGGAAAAGCGGCTCGACTCAGTACTCGGGGTTGGCGCGACGATAAAACTTGTGGAGCCCAACAGCATCCCGCGGCACGAAGGGAAAGCCACAAGAGTTATCGACAAACGACAGCTCTGA
- a CDS encoding branched-chain amino acid ABC transporter permease yields MNMNSLLRNEGFRFILFAVLIMALPSILSGGYLLNVFVFVGIHTLLAVALNLLLGYAGQISLGQAAFFGLGAYASGILTATYGQNPWVSMVAVAAAVGLLAFLIGFPILKLKGHYLAMATLGFGIIVYIALNEAVDLTGGPSGLSGIPNLALGGLTFDNDLKNYYLVWGVTLATILLSLNLVNSRVGRGLRAIHDSEVAARVMGVHVRLLKVQIFALSAVISSLAGSLYAHTMTFVSPASFGFNFSVELVTMVIIGGLGSIYGSFLGAALLTLLPEMLRAFQDYDIIVYGLLLIIMTMFMPGGLVRGVPALARRLLTRSEKGRADA; encoded by the coding sequence ATGAATATGAACTCTCTTTTACGAAATGAAGGTTTCAGGTTCATCCTCTTCGCGGTCCTGATTATGGCCCTTCCCTCGATCCTCTCAGGAGGATACCTCCTCAATGTCTTCGTATTCGTCGGAATCCACACATTGCTTGCTGTAGCGCTCAACCTGCTGCTCGGCTACGCCGGTCAGATTTCGCTCGGACAGGCGGCGTTTTTTGGCCTCGGTGCGTATGCGTCGGGAATTCTCACCGCAACCTATGGTCAAAACCCCTGGGTTTCAATGGTTGCGGTGGCGGCGGCAGTCGGGCTGTTGGCGTTTCTCATCGGCTTTCCCATTCTGAAACTGAAAGGTCACTATCTGGCCATGGCGACACTCGGTTTCGGCATTATCGTCTACATTGCCTTGAACGAGGCCGTTGATCTGACGGGAGGTCCATCGGGCCTGTCGGGAATCCCCAACCTCGCGCTTGGGGGACTTACGTTCGATAATGATCTGAAAAATTACTATCTCGTCTGGGGCGTGACGCTGGCGACGATTCTCCTGTCGCTCAATCTGGTAAACTCCCGTGTCGGGCGCGGCCTGCGGGCAATCCACGACTCGGAAGTCGCCGCACGGGTCATGGGGGTACATGTTCGGCTTCTCAAGGTCCAGATATTTGCCCTCTCCGCGGTCATCTCCTCTCTTGCCGGCAGCCTCTATGCCCACACCATGACGTTCGTATCTCCGGCATCGTTCGGCTTCAATTTCTCCGTCGAACTTGTCACGATGGTGATCATCGGCGGACTCGGGAGCATCTACGGTTCGTTTCTTGGTGCCGCACTCCTGACGTTGCTCCCTGAAATGCTCAGAGCCTTTCAGGACTACGACATCATCGTTTATGGCCTTCTCCTCATTATAATGACCATGTTCATGCCCGGCGGTCTGGTACGAGGAGTGCCGGCACTGGCACGGCGACTTCTGACCCGGTCGGAAAAGGGGAGGGCAGATGCTTGA
- a CDS encoding ABC transporter substrate-binding protein yields the protein MGRIVATIVGIVSLFVTVLAQAAEPVRIGALFAVTGPASFLGEPEKNTLEMLIKDANSKGGINGRRLELVVYDTQGDVTKAVQLANKLIKNDKVTVIVGPSTTGETMAVLPVAEKERIPLISCAAGIKITEPVKKWIFKTPANDHIAAEKILLHAAQHKAKSIALITVSDGFGSSGREQLKGLAGKKGFKVVADEVYGPKDTDMTAQLTKIKAAKPDAVICWGTNPGPAIIARNMKQLGIKIPLYMSHGVASKKFIELAGADAADGIMLPAGKLAIFDKLSKGDTQAKLLKEYEQSYRKAYGVEASTFGGYAYDAFLLISSAAKKGVTPEQIRNGIEQARKMVSISGIFTMSPGDHNGLDLSAFEMVKIVRGDWELVK from the coding sequence ATGGGGAGAATTGTTGCGACAATTGTCGGCATCGTTTCACTTTTTGTGACCGTACTTGCCCAGGCGGCCGAGCCGGTTCGCATTGGTGCGCTCTTCGCCGTGACCGGTCCTGCGTCGTTTCTTGGCGAGCCCGAGAAAAACACCCTTGAGATGCTGATTAAGGACGCCAACTCCAAGGGGGGGATCAATGGTCGCCGTCTCGAACTCGTCGTCTATGACACTCAGGGCGATGTCACCAAGGCGGTGCAACTCGCCAACAAGCTCATCAAAAATGACAAGGTGACCGTCATCGTCGGCCCGAGCACCACTGGCGAAACCATGGCGGTTCTTCCCGTGGCGGAAAAAGAGAGGATTCCCCTCATCTCCTGCGCGGCGGGCATCAAGATCACGGAGCCGGTGAAGAAATGGATTTTCAAAACTCCGGCAAATGACCACATTGCTGCCGAAAAGATCCTGCTTCACGCCGCACAGCACAAAGCGAAGAGTATTGCGCTCATTACGGTCTCCGATGGCTTCGGCTCCTCGGGCCGCGAACAACTCAAGGGGCTTGCCGGGAAAAAGGGCTTCAAGGTTGTGGCCGACGAAGTGTATGGCCCGAAGGATACCGATATGACCGCCCAGCTTACGAAAATCAAGGCGGCCAAACCAGATGCGGTCATCTGCTGGGGGACCAATCCCGGTCCTGCCATAATTGCCCGCAACATGAAACAGCTTGGCATCAAGATTCCCCTCTACATGAGCCATGGCGTTGCCTCGAAGAAATTCATCGAGCTGGCGGGTGCCGACGCTGCTGACGGGATCATGCTGCCGGCAGGCAAACTCGCGATCTTCGACAAGCTCTCGAAGGGCGACACCCAGGCGAAGCTCCTCAAAGAATATGAGCAGTCCTACCGGAAAGCTTACGGCGTGGAGGCCTCCACGTTCGGGGGATACGCCTATGACGCGTTCTTGCTCATCAGCAGCGCCGCCAAAAAGGGAGTTACCCCGGAGCAGATCCGAAACGGCATTGAACAGGCACGGAAGATGGTCAGTATTTCCGGCATCTTCACCATGTCTCCCGGCGATCACAACGGACTCGATCTCTCCGCATTCGAGATGGTCAAGATCGTGAGGGGTGACTGGGAACTCGTCAAGTAA
- a CDS encoding ACT domain-containing protein: MKVEQISIFIENKSGRLAEVTRVLGEAGINIRALSLADTSDFGILRLIVNDREKAKQVLKERGFTVSKTEVVAVEVPDCPGGLSQILQSLDRESINVEYMYAFVERCGENAVIIFRFDETDKAIKALIGSGFTVLAGERLYAM; the protein is encoded by the coding sequence ATGAAAGTAGAGCAGATTTCGATTTTCATCGAAAACAAGTCGGGACGCCTCGCGGAGGTCACCCGCGTCCTGGGCGAGGCAGGTATCAATATCCGTGCTCTCTCGCTCGCCGATACTTCTGATTTTGGCATCCTCCGCCTCATCGTGAACGACCGGGAGAAGGCGAAGCAGGTCCTCAAAGAGCGGGGATTCACCGTAAGCAAGACCGAGGTGGTTGCCGTTGAGGTGCCCGACTGTCCCGGCGGCCTGTCGCAGATTCTGCAATCTCTGGATCGGGAGAGCATAAATGTCGAGTACATGTATGCCTTCGTCGAGCGATGCGGCGAGAATGCGGTCATCATTTTCCGGTTCGACGAGACCGACAAAGCAATCAAGGCTCTTATAGGCAGTGGTTTCACGGTTCTTGCGGGAGAGCGACTCTACGCAATGTAG
- a CDS encoding ABC transporter substrate-binding protein: MLRKISFVIASVVTILSLAVCASAAPPIKIGGLFAVTGPASFLGEPERNTAQMVVNEINAGGGIKGRKLELVAYDTQGDATKAVQAANRLIKEDKVVAIIGPSTTGDTMAVIQVAERSHIPLISCAAGSKITDPVKKWVFKTAQNDGLAVAKIYEHLSRKKLSKVAVLTVSDGFGSSGREQLKANAAKFGIQIVLDETYGPKDTDMTAQLTKIKGSQAQAVICWGTNPGPAVIARNARQIGLKIPLFMSHGVSSKKFIDLAGDAAEGIILPSGRVIVADILPNSDKQKKPLLAFVKDYQKHYRSEGDHFGGHAWDAIMLLKTALERGGDNPASIRDQLEKIRSFAGIGGVFSYLSADHAGLNKDAFVLVEIKNKDWGLVK, encoded by the coding sequence GTGCTGAGAAAAATTTCTTTCGTTATTGCATCCGTTGTGACGATTCTGTCGCTGGCCGTCTGCGCCAGCGCTGCTCCTCCCATCAAGATCGGCGGGCTTTTTGCCGTGACCGGTCCGGCATCATTTCTCGGAGAGCCGGAACGCAATACTGCCCAGATGGTTGTGAACGAAATCAATGCCGGCGGCGGGATCAAGGGGCGCAAACTTGAGCTTGTTGCCTATGATACCCAGGGTGACGCGACAAAGGCTGTCCAGGCCGCCAACAGGCTCATCAAGGAAGACAAGGTCGTAGCCATTATCGGCCCCAGCACCACCGGGGACACCATGGCGGTGATCCAGGTTGCAGAACGGTCGCACATCCCGCTCATTTCCTGCGCAGCGGGGAGCAAGATCACGGATCCGGTCAAGAAATGGGTCTTCAAAACGGCGCAAAACGATGGTCTTGCTGTTGCCAAGATCTACGAGCACCTTTCCAGGAAAAAGCTCTCGAAGGTTGCGGTACTGACGGTTTCCGACGGATTCGGCTCCTCGGGGCGCGAACAGTTGAAGGCCAACGCGGCCAAATTCGGTATCCAGATCGTCCTGGACGAGACCTATGGTCCCAAGGACACCGACATGACCGCCCAACTGACCAAGATCAAGGGAAGTCAGGCCCAGGCCGTCATCTGCTGGGGGACCAATCCCGGCCCGGCTGTGATAGCCCGCAATGCCCGACAGATCGGTTTGAAGATCCCTCTTTTCATGAGTCACGGCGTGTCGTCGAAAAAATTCATCGATCTGGCGGGAGATGCCGCCGAGGGAATCATCCTGCCGTCGGGTCGCGTCATTGTGGCGGATATTCTTCCGAATTCCGACAAGCAGAAAAAGCCGCTGCTGGCCTTTGTGAAAGACTATCAGAAGCATTACCGGAGCGAGGGCGACCACTTCGGCGGGCACGCCTGGGATGCCATAATGCTTCTCAAGACGGCTCTTGAGCGAGGAGGGGACAACCCCGCCTCCATCCGCGACCAATTGGAAAAGATCCGGAGTTTTGCCGGAATTGGCGGTGTATTTTCATATTTATCGGCCGATCATGCTGGTCTCAACAAGGATGCTTTCGTGCTGGTTGAGATTAAGAACAAGGATTGGGGACTCGTAAAGTAA
- a CDS encoding ABC transporter ATP-binding protein — protein MLDVTGITRRFGGVTALDNVSFRVGAGSITGIIGPNGAGKTTLFNIVTGIYTPTSGTVHLEGKNVTRHPPERLAAQGMVRTFQNIELFGRMTVLENVMVGLHTKSRCGILASALRLPWQIAEERRLREQARHWLDFTGIGDLADIEAGNLPFGKGRLLEIARAMALQPKVLLMDEPAAGLNSRETLELARLIQRIRETDVTVALVEHDMELVMDICEAIVVLNLGKKLAEGTPREIQENPDVIAAYLGEG, from the coding sequence ATGCTTGACGTGACAGGAATCACCCGGAGATTTGGCGGCGTTACGGCGCTGGATAACGTTTCGTTTCGAGTCGGCGCTGGGAGTATAACCGGCATCATCGGCCCCAATGGCGCCGGGAAAACCACGCTGTTCAACATTGTTACCGGCATTTACACCCCCACATCCGGTACCGTGCATCTCGAAGGGAAAAATGTCACGCGACACCCCCCCGAGCGGCTTGCGGCTCAAGGGATGGTACGGACATTTCAGAATATCGAGCTCTTCGGAAGGATGACGGTGCTCGAAAACGTGATGGTTGGGCTTCACACCAAAAGCAGGTGCGGCATCCTCGCCTCTGCCCTTCGTCTCCCTTGGCAGATTGCGGAAGAGCGCCGGCTGCGGGAACAGGCACGGCACTGGTTGGATTTTACCGGTATAGGTGATCTGGCCGACATAGAGGCAGGCAATCTCCCTTTCGGCAAGGGGCGGCTATTGGAAATCGCCCGCGCCATGGCGCTCCAACCGAAAGTGCTCCTGATGGACGAACCTGCTGCAGGGCTCAACAGCCGAGAAACCCTCGAATTGGCACGATTGATCCAGAGAATCCGCGAAACGGATGTAACGGTGGCATTGGTTGAGCACGACATGGAGCTGGTCATGGACATCTGTGAAGCGATCGTTGTGCTGAACCTGGGCAAGAAGCTGGCCGAGGGGACTCCCCGGGAAATCCAGGAAAATCCTGATGTGATCGCCGCATATCTCGGCGAGGGGTAG
- a CDS encoding phenylacetate--CoA ligase, whose translation MMYNEEFETLPRQALEALQFKRLQATVGRVYGSVPFYRQAFEKAGVRPESVKSLEDLQRLPFTLKQDMRDSYPYALFAAPMDDIVRIHASSGTTGKPTVVGYTRKDIEIWSELMARSLAAAGVHKGDIIHNSYGYGLFTGGLGAHYGAERLGASVIPMSGGNTRKQIMIMKDFGSTVLTCTPSYSLFMAEAAKEEGIDFRSLKLHVGIFGAEPWSEAMRGEIEAKLNLCAIDIYGLSEIMGPGVAIECREAKKGLHIWEDHFIPEIIDPQTGAVLPEGERGELVITTITKEGIPLIRYRTRDITSLTYEPCACGRTHARLSRMTGRSDDMLIIRGVNVFPSQIESILMRIEGVEPHYLLIVDRKENLDTLEVQVEVDEQLFSDEIKVLQALSHQVEKEIKDLLGVTCKVRLVEPRTLARTEGKATRVIDKRTLS comes from the coding sequence ATGATGTACAACGAAGAGTTCGAGACACTTCCCCGTCAGGCCCTTGAAGCACTGCAGTTCAAACGCCTTCAGGCCACTGTTGGCCGGGTCTATGGTTCCGTGCCGTTTTACCGTCAGGCCTTCGAGAAGGCGGGAGTCAGACCTGAGAGCGTCAAATCCCTCGAAGACCTGCAGCGGCTTCCGTTCACCCTCAAGCAGGATATGCGGGACAGCTATCCTTACGCTCTGTTCGCCGCTCCCATGGACGACATCGTGAGAATCCACGCTTCGTCGGGAACCACCGGCAAACCCACGGTGGTTGGTTATACCCGCAAGGACATTGAGATATGGTCGGAATTGATGGCCCGCTCCCTTGCTGCTGCAGGGGTCCACAAGGGCGACATCATTCACAACTCATACGGTTACGGACTCTTTACCGGCGGCCTTGGCGCCCACTACGGAGCCGAGCGTCTCGGGGCATCAGTCATACCCATGTCTGGCGGGAACACCAGAAAGCAGATCATGATCATGAAGGATTTCGGGTCCACGGTTCTTACCTGCACACCATCCTATTCTCTCTTCATGGCTGAAGCCGCAAAGGAAGAGGGGATCGATTTCCGCTCCCTCAAACTTCATGTCGGTATCTTCGGTGCTGAGCCGTGGTCGGAAGCGATGCGGGGTGAGATCGAAGCAAAGCTCAACCTTTGTGCCATAGATATCTATGGCCTCTCGGAAATAATGGGTCCCGGCGTCGCCATTGAATGCCGCGAGGCGAAGAAGGGCCTCCATATCTGGGAGGATCATTTCATCCCCGAGATCATCGATCCCCAAACCGGTGCAGTACTGCCCGAAGGGGAGCGCGGAGAGCTGGTGATCACCACCATCACCAAAGAGGGGATCCCGCTCATTCGATACCGGACTCGCGACATTACGAGCCTGACGTATGAACCGTGCGCATGTGGCCGAACCCACGCCCGACTCTCCCGCATGACCGGCCGCAGCGACGACATGCTCATCATCCGTGGGGTCAATGTCTTCCCATCCCAGATCGAATCGATCCTCATGCGGATCGAAGGGGTCGAACCTCACTACCTCCTCATCGTCGACCGCAAGGAGAACCTCGATACCCTGGAGGTGCAGGTGGAGGTCGACGAGCAGCTCTTCTCGGACGAGATCAAGGTCCTCCAGGCTCTGAGCCATCAGGTCGAAAAGGAAATCAAGGACCTTCTCGGGGTCACCTGCAAGGTCCGCCTTGTCGAGCCCCGAACCCTGGCCCGCACCGAGGGGAAAGCAACGCGGGTCATAGACAAGCGCACGTTATCCTGA
- a CDS encoding indolepyruvate oxidoreductase subunit beta, which translates to MSDAITNILLVGVGGQGILLASEILSEAFMLAGFDVKKSEIHGMSQRGGSVVSHVRYGREVFSPIVPEGEGDILFGFEILETYRSLPLLKKGGTVVANDLRIQPPSVLLGQEPYPEGLPEQIRAQFPDFLLVDGQKLAAEAGNPRAANTVLLGAVSKRLDIAEEYWLKALEKMVPAKALEINRTAFRLGRNL; encoded by the coding sequence ATGAGCGACGCTATCACCAACATTCTCCTTGTCGGCGTCGGTGGACAGGGGATCCTGCTCGCCTCCGAAATCCTCTCCGAGGCGTTCATGCTGGCCGGTTTCGACGTAAAGAAGAGTGAGATTCACGGCATGTCGCAGCGGGGGGGGAGTGTCGTCTCCCATGTCCGCTACGGCAGAGAGGTCTTTTCCCCCATCGTCCCCGAAGGGGAGGGGGATATCCTCTTCGGTTTCGAGATCCTCGAGACCTACCGCTCCCTTCCCCTTCTCAAGAAGGGGGGGACCGTGGTTGCCAACGATCTGCGTATCCAGCCTCCTTCCGTGCTCCTCGGCCAGGAGCCTTACCCCGAAGGGCTGCCGGAGCAGATCCGGGCACAGTTCCCCGATTTTCTCCTGGTGGACGGGCAGAAACTGGCAGCGGAGGCCGGTAACCCCCGCGCTGCCAATACGGTGCTCCTGGGGGCGGTTTCCAAACGGCTCGACATTGCGGAGGAGTACTGGCTCAAGGCGCTCGAAAAGATGGTCCCTGCGAAGGCTTTGGAGATCAACCGTACGGCATTCCGGCTCGGCAGGAACCTGTAA
- a CDS encoding branched-chain amino acid ABC transporter permease produces MNLIQQLSQYILSGLSTGAIYALIGVGFAIIHNATGIINFAQGEFVMLGGMLTLFFSATLKLPLLLAVVLAIVVSTIAGIVFERLAIRPLKDATPINLVIITIGGSILIRGISMLLWGKETHSLPTFSGDEPILLGEATILPQHLWIFAVTTVLIVFSKLFFSYTISGKAMRACAYNRRAAGLVGIDVRRMVLFSFAISSAMGSLAGIIIAPLTMTSYDVGVMLGLKGFCAAIIGGMSSGLGTVFGGVILGVLEALGAGLLSSGYKDAIAFVILLLILFIRPQGLFRKGESERV; encoded by the coding sequence ATGAATCTCATCCAGCAGCTTTCGCAGTACATCCTGTCGGGCCTCTCAACAGGGGCTATCTACGCCCTCATCGGGGTGGGCTTCGCCATAATCCACAACGCGACGGGAATCATCAACTTTGCCCAGGGCGAGTTCGTGATGCTCGGAGGGATGCTCACGCTCTTTTTCTCAGCGACTCTCAAACTGCCCCTTTTGCTTGCCGTTGTTCTGGCGATAGTCGTTTCCACCATTGCGGGAATCGTGTTCGAGCGGCTTGCCATTCGGCCCCTTAAAGATGCAACTCCCATCAATCTGGTCATCATCACCATCGGCGGAAGCATCCTCATCCGTGGAATTTCCATGCTTCTCTGGGGGAAGGAAACTCATTCGCTCCCCACGTTCTCGGGCGACGAGCCGATCCTGCTTGGAGAGGCGACCATTCTGCCGCAGCATCTCTGGATCTTTGCGGTAACCACCGTCTTGATCGTTTTCAGCAAGCTCTTCTTCAGCTACACCATCAGCGGCAAGGCAATGCGGGCCTGTGCGTACAACCGTCGGGCAGCAGGTCTGGTCGGGATCGACGTGAGGCGAATGGTGCTTTTTTCCTTCGCCATCAGTTCGGCAATGGGATCTTTGGCGGGCATCATTATCGCCCCCCTCACCATGACCTCCTATGACGTTGGCGTCATGCTCGGCCTGAAGGGCTTTTGCGCCGCAATCATCGGCGGCATGAGCAGCGGACTCGGCACCGTTTTCGGGGGAGTGATCCTCGGCGTCCTGGAGGCTCTCGGGGCAGGTCTTCTCTCCTCAGGATACAAGGATGCCATTGCATTTGTAATCCTGTTACTGATCCTCTTCATCAGGCCTCAGGGCCTTTTCAGGAAGGGGGAGTCGGAGCGGGTCTGA